One region of Sardina pilchardus chromosome 18, fSarPil1.1, whole genome shotgun sequence genomic DNA includes:
- the xpo1b gene encoding exportin-1 isoform X2: protein MILVQILKQEWPKHWPTFISDIVGASRTSESLCQNNMVILKLLSEEVFDFSSGQMTQVKAKHLKDSMCNEFSQIFQLCQFVMENSQNAPLVHATLETLLRFLNWIPLGYIFETKLISTLVYKFLNVPMFRNVTLKCLTEIAGVSVSQYEEQFVTLFTLTMMQLKQMLPLNTNIRLAYANGKDDEQNFIQNLSLFLCTFLKEHGQLIEKRLNLRETLMEALHYMLLVSEVEETEIFKICLEYWNHLASELYRESPFSTSTSPLLSGSQHFDVPPRRQLYLPVLSKVRLLMVSRMAKPEEVLVVENDQGEVVREFMKDTDSINLYKNMRETLVYLTHLDYADTERIMTEKLHNQVNGTEWSWKNLNTLCWAIGSISGAMHEEDEKRFLVTVIKDLLGLCEQKRGKDNKAIIASNIMYIVGQYPRFLRAHWKFLKTVVNKLFEFMHETHDGVQDMACDTFIKIAQKCRRHFVQVQVGEVMPFIDEILNNINTIICDLQPQQVHTFYEAVGYMISASNDQATQEHLIEKYMLLPNQVWDSIIQQATKNVDILKDPETVKQLGSILKTNVRACKAVGHPFVIQLGRIYLDMLNVYKCLSENISAAIQTNGEMVTKQPLIRSMRTVKRETLKLISGWVSRSNDPQMVGENFVPPLLDAVLIDYQRNVPAAREPEVLSTMATIVNKLGGHITTEIPQIFDAVFECTLNMINKDFEEYPEHRTHFFYLLQAVNSHCFPAFLAIPPAQFKLVLDSIIWAFKHTMRNVADTGLQILYTLLQNVAQEEAAAQSFYQTYFCDILQHIFSVVTDTSHTAGLTMHASILAYMFNLVEEGKINTTLNPSSPVNNQVFIQEYVANLLKTAFPHLQDAQVKVFVTGLFSLNQDIPAFKEHLRDFLVQIKEFAGEDTTDLFLEEREASLRQAQEEKHKLQMSVPGILNPHEIPEEMCD, encoded by the exons ATGATCCTGGTGCAG ATCCTGAAGCAGGAGTGGCCTAAGCACTGGCCAACCTTCATCAGCGACATTGTGGGTGCAAGCCGCACCAGCGAGAGCCTGTGCCAGAACAACATGGTTATCCTGAAACTGCTGAGCGAGGAGGTGTTTGACTTTTCCAGCGGCCAAATGACCCAGGTCAAAGCCAAGCATCTAAAAGACAG CATGTGCAATGAATTCTCCCAGATTTTCCAGCTCTGCCAGTTTGTCATG GAAAACTCCCAGAATGCCCCTCTGGTCCACGCCACATTAGAAACACTGCTTCGGTTTCTCAATTGGATCCCCCTGGGCTACATATTTGAAACCAAGCTCATCAGCACCCTCGTATATAAG TTTCTAAACGTGCCCATGTTCCGAAACGTGACGCTGAAGTGCCTGACCGAGATTGCCGGAGTGAGTGTGAGCCAGTATGAGGAGCAGTTTGTCACGCTGTTTACGCTCACCATGATGCAACTCAAACAG ATGCTTCCTCTGAACACCAACATCCGCCTGGCTTACGCCAACGGCAAGGACGACGAGCAGAACTTCATCCAGAACCTGAGCCTGTTCCTCTGCACCTTCCTCAAGGAGCACGGCCAGCTCATCGAGAAGCGCCTCAACCTGCGGGAGACCCTGATGGAG GCACTGCACTACATGCTGCTGGTCTCTGAGGTGGAGGAGACGGAGATCTTCAAGATCTGCCTGGAGTACTGGAACCACCTGGCGTCCGAGCTGTACCGCGAGAGCCCCTTCTCCACCTCTACCTCGCCACTCCTGTCTGGCAGCCAGCACTTCGACGTGCCCCCGAGGAGGCAGCTCTACCTACCTGTCCTCTCCAAG GTGCGTTTGCTGATGGTGAGCCGCATGGCCAAGCCCgaggaggtgctggtggtggagaaTGACCAGGGCGAGGTGGTGCGCGAGTTCATGAAGGACACCGATTCCATCAACCTCTACAAGAACATGAGGGAGACGCTGG TCTACCTGACTCACTTGGACTACGCTGACACTGAACGCATCATGACAGAGAAGCTTCACAACCAGGTGAACGGGACGGAGTGGTCCTGGAAGAACCTGAACACGCTGTGTTGGGCCATCGGCTCCATCAGTGGGGCCATGCACGAGGAGGACGAGAAGAGGTTCCTGGTCACAGTCATCAAG GACCTCCTGGGCCTGTGTGAGCAGAAGAGGGGGAAGGACAACAAGGCCATCATCGCCTCCAACATCATGTACATCGTGGGCCAGTACCCACGATTCCTGCGCGCCCACTGGAAGTTTCTCAAGACTGTCGTCAACAAGCTCTTTGAGTTCATGCACG AAACCCACGATGGCGTGCAGGACATGGCCTGCGACACGTTCATCAAGATCGCCCAGAAATGCCGGCGACATTTTGTCCAGgtgcaggtgggtgaggtgATGCCCTTCATCGACGAGATcctcaacaacatcaacacaatcATCTGTGACCTTCAGCCGCAGCAG GTGCACACGTTCTACGAGGCGGTGGGCTACATGATCAGCGCGAGTAACGACCAAGCCACACAGGAGCACCTGATAGAGAAGTACATGCTCCTACCCAACCAGGTGTGGGACAGCATCATCCAGCAGGCAACCAAG AACGTGGACATCTTGAAGGACCCGGAGACGGTAAAGCAGCTGGGCAGCATCCTGAAGACCAACGTGCGGGCCTGCAAGGCCGTGGGCCACCCCTTCGTCATCCAGCTGGGGCGTATCTACCTGGACATGCTCAACGTCTACAAGTGCCTGAGCGAGAATATCTCCGCTGCCATTCAGACcaatg GTGAGATGGTGACGAAGCAGCCTTTGATCAGGAGTATGAGGACGGTGAAGCGGGAGACGCTAAAGCTGATCTCCGGCTGGGTCAGCCGCTCCAATGACCCCCAGATG GTGGGGGAGAATTTTGTTCCTCCGCTTCTGGATGCCGTGCTCATCGATTACCAGCGGAATGTTCCGGCCGCCAGGGAGCCCGAAGTGCTCAGCACGATGGCAACCATCGTAAATAAACTTGGCGGGCACATCACCACAGAAATCCCACAGATTTTTGATGCTGTCTTCGAGTGCACTCTGAACATGATCAACAAG gacTTTGAGGAGTACCCCGAGCACAGGACGCACTTCTTCTACCTGCTCCAGGCGGTCAACTCCCACTGCTTCCCAGCATTCCTGGCCATCCCCCCGGCCCAGTTCAAACTGGTGCTGGACTCAATCATCTGGGCCTTCAAGCACACCATGAGGAATGTGGCTGACACAG GTCTGCAGATCCTGTACACGCTGCTGCAGAACGTGGCGCAGGAGGAGGCTGCAGCCCAGAGCTTCTACCAGACCTACTTCTGCGACATCCTCCAgcacatattttcagttgtcacaGATACGTCGCATACTGCtg GTTTGACGATGCACGCCTCCATCCTGGCCTACATGTTCAACCTGGTGGAGGAGGGCAAGATCAACACGACCCTGAACCCCTCCAGCCCAGTCAACAACCAGGTCTTCATCCAGGAGTACGTGGCCAACCTGCTCAAGACTGCCTTCCCCCACCTGCAAGA TGCCCAGGTGAAGGTGTTTGTAACAGGCCTCTTCAGCTTGAACCAGGACATCCCCGCCTTCAAGGAGCATTTGAGGGACTTCCTGGTGCAGATTAAG GAGTTTGCAGGTGAGGATACCACAGACCTGTTCCTGGAGGAGCGGGAGGCGTCTCTCAGACAGGCCCAGGAGGAGAAGCACAAGCTTCAGATGTCTGTGCCCGGCATCCTGAACCCCCACGAGATCCCCGAGGAGATGTGTGACTGA
- the xpo1b gene encoding exportin-1 isoform X1, which yields MPAIMTMLADHAARQLLDFNQKLDINLLDNVVNCLYHGVGPQQRMAQEVLTHLKEHPDAWTRVDTILEFSQNMNTKYYALQILETVIKTRWKILPRNQCEGIKKYVVGLIIKTSSDAATVEKEKVYIGKLNMILVQILKQEWPKHWPTFISDIVGASRTSESLCQNNMVILKLLSEEVFDFSSGQMTQVKAKHLKDSMCNEFSQIFQLCQFVMENSQNAPLVHATLETLLRFLNWIPLGYIFETKLISTLVYKFLNVPMFRNVTLKCLTEIAGVSVSQYEEQFVTLFTLTMMQLKQMLPLNTNIRLAYANGKDDEQNFIQNLSLFLCTFLKEHGQLIEKRLNLRETLMEALHYMLLVSEVEETEIFKICLEYWNHLASELYRESPFSTSTSPLLSGSQHFDVPPRRQLYLPVLSKVRLLMVSRMAKPEEVLVVENDQGEVVREFMKDTDSINLYKNMRETLVYLTHLDYADTERIMTEKLHNQVNGTEWSWKNLNTLCWAIGSISGAMHEEDEKRFLVTVIKDLLGLCEQKRGKDNKAIIASNIMYIVGQYPRFLRAHWKFLKTVVNKLFEFMHETHDGVQDMACDTFIKIAQKCRRHFVQVQVGEVMPFIDEILNNINTIICDLQPQQVHTFYEAVGYMISASNDQATQEHLIEKYMLLPNQVWDSIIQQATKNVDILKDPETVKQLGSILKTNVRACKAVGHPFVIQLGRIYLDMLNVYKCLSENISAAIQTNGEMVTKQPLIRSMRTVKRETLKLISGWVSRSNDPQMVGENFVPPLLDAVLIDYQRNVPAAREPEVLSTMATIVNKLGGHITTEIPQIFDAVFECTLNMINKDFEEYPEHRTHFFYLLQAVNSHCFPAFLAIPPAQFKLVLDSIIWAFKHTMRNVADTGLQILYTLLQNVAQEEAAAQSFYQTYFCDILQHIFSVVTDTSHTAGLTMHASILAYMFNLVEEGKINTTLNPSSPVNNQVFIQEYVANLLKTAFPHLQDAQVKVFVTGLFSLNQDIPAFKEHLRDFLVQIKEFAGEDTTDLFLEEREASLRQAQEEKHKLQMSVPGILNPHEIPEEMCD from the exons GAATAAAAAAGTATGTTGTCGGTCTGATTATCAAGACGTCATCAGATGCAGCAACTGTTGAG AAAGAGAAGGTATACATTGGAAAGCTAAACATGATCCTGGTGCAG ATCCTGAAGCAGGAGTGGCCTAAGCACTGGCCAACCTTCATCAGCGACATTGTGGGTGCAAGCCGCACCAGCGAGAGCCTGTGCCAGAACAACATGGTTATCCTGAAACTGCTGAGCGAGGAGGTGTTTGACTTTTCCAGCGGCCAAATGACCCAGGTCAAAGCCAAGCATCTAAAAGACAG CATGTGCAATGAATTCTCCCAGATTTTCCAGCTCTGCCAGTTTGTCATG GAAAACTCCCAGAATGCCCCTCTGGTCCACGCCACATTAGAAACACTGCTTCGGTTTCTCAATTGGATCCCCCTGGGCTACATATTTGAAACCAAGCTCATCAGCACCCTCGTATATAAG TTTCTAAACGTGCCCATGTTCCGAAACGTGACGCTGAAGTGCCTGACCGAGATTGCCGGAGTGAGTGTGAGCCAGTATGAGGAGCAGTTTGTCACGCTGTTTACGCTCACCATGATGCAACTCAAACAG ATGCTTCCTCTGAACACCAACATCCGCCTGGCTTACGCCAACGGCAAGGACGACGAGCAGAACTTCATCCAGAACCTGAGCCTGTTCCTCTGCACCTTCCTCAAGGAGCACGGCCAGCTCATCGAGAAGCGCCTCAACCTGCGGGAGACCCTGATGGAG GCACTGCACTACATGCTGCTGGTCTCTGAGGTGGAGGAGACGGAGATCTTCAAGATCTGCCTGGAGTACTGGAACCACCTGGCGTCCGAGCTGTACCGCGAGAGCCCCTTCTCCACCTCTACCTCGCCACTCCTGTCTGGCAGCCAGCACTTCGACGTGCCCCCGAGGAGGCAGCTCTACCTACCTGTCCTCTCCAAG GTGCGTTTGCTGATGGTGAGCCGCATGGCCAAGCCCgaggaggtgctggtggtggagaaTGACCAGGGCGAGGTGGTGCGCGAGTTCATGAAGGACACCGATTCCATCAACCTCTACAAGAACATGAGGGAGACGCTGG TCTACCTGACTCACTTGGACTACGCTGACACTGAACGCATCATGACAGAGAAGCTTCACAACCAGGTGAACGGGACGGAGTGGTCCTGGAAGAACCTGAACACGCTGTGTTGGGCCATCGGCTCCATCAGTGGGGCCATGCACGAGGAGGACGAGAAGAGGTTCCTGGTCACAGTCATCAAG GACCTCCTGGGCCTGTGTGAGCAGAAGAGGGGGAAGGACAACAAGGCCATCATCGCCTCCAACATCATGTACATCGTGGGCCAGTACCCACGATTCCTGCGCGCCCACTGGAAGTTTCTCAAGACTGTCGTCAACAAGCTCTTTGAGTTCATGCACG AAACCCACGATGGCGTGCAGGACATGGCCTGCGACACGTTCATCAAGATCGCCCAGAAATGCCGGCGACATTTTGTCCAGgtgcaggtgggtgaggtgATGCCCTTCATCGACGAGATcctcaacaacatcaacacaatcATCTGTGACCTTCAGCCGCAGCAG GTGCACACGTTCTACGAGGCGGTGGGCTACATGATCAGCGCGAGTAACGACCAAGCCACACAGGAGCACCTGATAGAGAAGTACATGCTCCTACCCAACCAGGTGTGGGACAGCATCATCCAGCAGGCAACCAAG AACGTGGACATCTTGAAGGACCCGGAGACGGTAAAGCAGCTGGGCAGCATCCTGAAGACCAACGTGCGGGCCTGCAAGGCCGTGGGCCACCCCTTCGTCATCCAGCTGGGGCGTATCTACCTGGACATGCTCAACGTCTACAAGTGCCTGAGCGAGAATATCTCCGCTGCCATTCAGACcaatg GTGAGATGGTGACGAAGCAGCCTTTGATCAGGAGTATGAGGACGGTGAAGCGGGAGACGCTAAAGCTGATCTCCGGCTGGGTCAGCCGCTCCAATGACCCCCAGATG GTGGGGGAGAATTTTGTTCCTCCGCTTCTGGATGCCGTGCTCATCGATTACCAGCGGAATGTTCCGGCCGCCAGGGAGCCCGAAGTGCTCAGCACGATGGCAACCATCGTAAATAAACTTGGCGGGCACATCACCACAGAAATCCCACAGATTTTTGATGCTGTCTTCGAGTGCACTCTGAACATGATCAACAAG gacTTTGAGGAGTACCCCGAGCACAGGACGCACTTCTTCTACCTGCTCCAGGCGGTCAACTCCCACTGCTTCCCAGCATTCCTGGCCATCCCCCCGGCCCAGTTCAAACTGGTGCTGGACTCAATCATCTGGGCCTTCAAGCACACCATGAGGAATGTGGCTGACACAG GTCTGCAGATCCTGTACACGCTGCTGCAGAACGTGGCGCAGGAGGAGGCTGCAGCCCAGAGCTTCTACCAGACCTACTTCTGCGACATCCTCCAgcacatattttcagttgtcacaGATACGTCGCATACTGCtg GTTTGACGATGCACGCCTCCATCCTGGCCTACATGTTCAACCTGGTGGAGGAGGGCAAGATCAACACGACCCTGAACCCCTCCAGCCCAGTCAACAACCAGGTCTTCATCCAGGAGTACGTGGCCAACCTGCTCAAGACTGCCTTCCCCCACCTGCAAGA TGCCCAGGTGAAGGTGTTTGTAACAGGCCTCTTCAGCTTGAACCAGGACATCCCCGCCTTCAAGGAGCATTTGAGGGACTTCCTGGTGCAGATTAAG GAGTTTGCAGGTGAGGATACCACAGACCTGTTCCTGGAGGAGCGGGAGGCGTCTCTCAGACAGGCCCAGGAGGAGAAGCACAAGCTTCAGATGTCTGTGCCCGGCATCCTGAACCCCCACGAGATCCCCGAGGAGATGTGTGACTGA